In Hoeflea ulvae, one genomic interval encodes:
- a CDS encoding carbohydrate ABC transporter permease, with protein sequence MSTRTKQNLSVDRALLGFLFLAAMLTIGPFLWIALASFKTQIALLMGTVKFTPVGMNYDEVLFGNTSTFARNFLNSILVASVSTMAAMTIGFLAGYSLLRLRWPGWVVNLFLLWAVVFNLVPPVTLAGAWYELFRGIGLSNDMVALILAHTTLHLPMALWLLSSFLREIPRELEEAAFIDGASFVKTLWRVVIPIMMPGLVSTGILVFIFSWNEFPVALALTNNTSATVPVGIAKFAQENEIKYTQMAAASVLSAIPALLALMFGQRYIVKGLTAGAVK encoded by the coding sequence ATGAGCACTCGTACCAAACAAAACCTGTCGGTTGACCGGGCCCTGCTGGGGTTCCTGTTTCTGGCGGCAATGCTGACCATCGGACCGTTTCTGTGGATCGCGCTTGCATCGTTCAAGACCCAGATCGCGCTTTTGATGGGCACGGTGAAATTCACGCCCGTGGGCATGAATTATGACGAGGTCCTGTTCGGCAACACCTCCACCTTTGCGCGGAATTTTCTGAATTCAATTCTGGTCGCGTCGGTCAGCACCATGGCCGCCATGACGATCGGTTTTCTGGCGGGCTATTCGCTCTTGCGCCTGCGTTGGCCGGGCTGGGTCGTCAACCTGTTCCTGTTGTGGGCGGTTGTCTTCAACCTGGTGCCACCGGTAACCCTTGCGGGCGCCTGGTATGAGCTGTTCCGCGGAATCGGGCTGTCCAACGACATGGTCGCCCTGATCCTGGCGCACACAACCCTTCATCTGCCGATGGCGCTCTGGTTGCTGTCGTCCTTCCTGCGCGAGATCCCGCGCGAGCTGGAAGAGGCGGCTTTCATCGATGGCGCCAGCTTTGTCAAAACCCTGTGGCGCGTCGTGATCCCGATCATGATGCCGGGTCTGGTGTCGACAGGGATTCTGGTTTTCATCTTCAGCTGGAACGAATTTCCGGTGGCACTTGCCCTGACCAACAACACCTCGGCAACCGTGCCGGTCGGAATTGCCAAATTCGCGCAGGAAAACGAGATCAAATACACGCAGATGGCGGCAGCCTCTGTCCTGTCCGCCATTCCGGCGCTGCTCGCGCTGATGTTTGGCCAACGCTACATCGTCAAGGGACTGACGGCGGGAGCGGTGAAATGA
- a CDS encoding sulfatase: protein MRAIFVLFDTLNRHFLEPYGTELMQTPNFRRLAVKSVRFDNHYVGSLPCMPARRDLQTGRLNFMHRSWGPLEPFDTPMTQVMKKQGIYSHLVTDHYHYFEVGGAGYPNAFSSFEFLRGQEGDGWKGHAAPDLERYRKQYHPAQFSDKPGDLPLHNMINRDYVREEADFSSVQCFDLGCEFIDTNKDADNWFLQIETFDPHEPFHAPERLRAQFPTDYEGPVRDWPPYARVSEDDAEADEMRANYKALLAHCDEQMGRLLDKMDALDMWGDTMLIVSTDHGYLTGEHDWWAKNRMPAYQEIAQIPLFIHHPDHADAMGQSRTALTQTPDLMPTFLDAFGCDIPDAVRGKSLLPVLSDPSAPTHECVIFGYFGGAINMTDGRYSYFRYPENLLDQTLYQYTLVPSHMREYFLQAEMANAELVGDLAYADGYQVMRIPVIAQSPWYTSHGPAAMEGSATLLFDIQADPLQQTPLEDAALHAEMAQRLAAEMRRNDAPPEAFTRLDLTRFAETA from the coding sequence ATGCGTGCGATATTTGTCCTGTTTGACACCCTGAACCGTCATTTTCTCGAGCCCTACGGCACGGAGCTTATGCAGACTCCGAATTTCCGGCGGCTGGCTGTCAAATCGGTCCGCTTTGACAATCACTATGTCGGAAGCCTGCCGTGCATGCCGGCGCGCCGCGATCTTCAGACGGGGCGGTTGAACTTCATGCACCGCAGCTGGGGTCCGCTGGAACCGTTTGATACCCCGATGACCCAGGTGATGAAGAAGCAGGGGATCTACAGCCACCTTGTCACCGACCATTATCACTATTTTGAGGTCGGCGGCGCCGGCTATCCCAATGCCTTTTCCAGCTTCGAATTCCTGCGAGGCCAGGAGGGCGATGGCTGGAAAGGCCATGCGGCGCCCGACCTCGAACGCTATCGCAAGCAATACCATCCGGCGCAATTCAGCGACAAACCGGGCGATTTGCCGCTGCACAATATGATAAACCGTGACTATGTGCGCGAGGAGGCGGATTTTTCATCCGTTCAGTGTTTCGATCTCGGCTGCGAATTCATCGACACCAACAAGGATGCGGACAACTGGTTTCTGCAGATCGAAACCTTCGATCCGCACGAGCCGTTTCATGCGCCCGAACGCCTGCGGGCCCAGTTCCCCACCGATTACGAAGGTCCGGTGCGCGACTGGCCGCCCTATGCACGTGTGAGCGAAGATGATGCGGAAGCCGACGAGATGCGTGCAAACTACAAGGCGCTGCTGGCCCATTGCGACGAACAAATGGGCCGCCTGCTCGACAAGATGGATGCGCTGGACATGTGGGGCGACACTATGCTGATCGTCTCGACCGATCATGGCTATCTCACCGGGGAACATGACTGGTGGGCCAAGAACAGGATGCCGGCCTATCAGGAAATCGCGCAGATCCCGCTGTTCATCCATCACCCGGACCACGCGGATGCCATGGGCCAGTCACGCACCGCGCTCACTCAGACGCCCGATCTGATGCCGACCTTCCTCGATGCATTCGGCTGCGACATTCCGGACGCGGTGCGGGGCAAGTCGCTGCTGCCGGTGCTGTCTGATCCTTCCGCGCCGACCCACGAATGCGTGATTTTCGGCTATTTCGGCGGCGCCATCAACATGACCGACGGCCGCTACAGCTACTTCCGATATCCGGAAAACCTGCTGGATCAGACACTTTATCAATACACTCTTGTACCCAGCCATATGCGCGAATATTTCCTGCAGGCCGAAATGGCAAACGCGGAACTTGTCGGTGATCTCGCCTATGCGGACGGCTATCAGGTCATGCGGATTCCGGTGATTGCGCAGTCGCCCTGGTACACATCGCATGGACCTGCGGCAATGGAAGGAAGCGCCACCTTGTTGTTCGACATCCAGGCAGACCCGCTGCAGCAAACTCCGCTTGAGGATGCGGCTCTGCATGCCGAGATGGCGCAACGGCTGGCCGCGGAAATGCGCCGCAACGATGCCCCGCCCGAGGCTTTCACCCGGCTTGATCTGACCCGTTTCGCGGAGACCGCATAA
- a CDS encoding aldose 1-epimerase family protein translates to MTVPDLAHLRQRYASLDAYAAVRLVTLGDGAERGVRVLELRSGGGLEAEIVIDRTFDIGRLALNGTTVSWHAPAGYRSSANIDAHAEDGQGFLTGMSGLLSTCGFDHIRQPEQETAFDAPLHPTPQIAYPLHGGGAHQPARLIGYGVNEEGPRPHIWCEGEIIQSMMFRGALRLRRRIEIPLGGSTITLTDTVTNIGPTAVSSMMLYHVNLGYPLVDQSSMLSIDPAEKVWSDGDHDATSPFGPSPATPVSEISVHRQSARNGMAECRLRNPDTGLSFSLAYSIDTLPYLQLLRVRGDGYNLIGIEPCSTAGRTRRDARDAGEMPILTPGNSRRFSIEIALNAEIPQPEVTI, encoded by the coding sequence ATGACGGTGCCGGATCTTGCCCATTTGCGGCAGCGCTATGCGAGCCTTGACGCCTATGCCGCGGTTCGCCTGGTCACCCTGGGCGATGGTGCCGAACGCGGAGTGCGGGTTCTGGAGCTGCGCTCCGGCGGCGGGCTCGAGGCCGAGATTGTCATAGACCGCACCTTCGATATTGGCCGGTTGGCGCTCAATGGCACCACGGTCTCCTGGCACGCGCCTGCGGGCTATCGCAGCTCTGCCAATATCGATGCGCATGCGGAAGACGGTCAGGGGTTCCTGACCGGCATGTCCGGGCTTCTGTCGACCTGCGGCTTTGACCATATCCGCCAGCCGGAGCAGGAAACGGCCTTTGATGCGCCGCTGCATCCGACTCCGCAAATTGCCTATCCCCTGCACGGCGGCGGCGCGCACCAGCCCGCGCGGCTGATCGGCTATGGCGTCAACGAAGAAGGCCCCCGGCCACATATCTGGTGTGAAGGCGAGATCATCCAGTCCATGATGTTCCGGGGCGCGCTGCGCCTGCGCCGGCGCATCGAGATACCGCTGGGCGGAAGCACCATCACGCTGACAGACACCGTGACCAATATCGGCCCGACCGCCGTGTCCAGCATGATGTTGTACCACGTCAATCTGGGCTACCCGCTGGTCGATCAGTCAAGCATGCTGTCCATCGACCCGGCAGAGAAGGTCTGGAGCGACGGCGATCACGACGCCACATCGCCCTTTGGCCCGTCGCCCGCCACGCCGGTTTCGGAAATATCAGTGCACCGGCAGTCGGCACGAAACGGAATGGCCGAATGCCGGCTTCGCAATCCCGACACAGGGCTGAGCTTCAGCCTGGCCTATTCCATCGATACGCTCCCCTATCTCCAGCTGCTGCGGGTCAGGGGCGACGGTTACAATCTGATCGGGATCGAGCCCTGTTCCACAGCCGGCAGAACCCGCAGGGATGCGCGGGACGCAGGCGAAATGCCAATATTGACTCCGGGCAACAGCCGTCGGTTCTCGATCGAGATCGCGTTGAATGCCGAAATCCCCCAACCTGAGGTCACGATCTAG
- a CDS encoding ABC transporter ATP-binding protein has product MATLTIQSLRKSFGVVEVLHGLDADIQDGEFIAILGESGCGKSTLLRIIAGLEDTTSGSICIDGIDVTQQGPRDRDVAMVFQSYALYPHMTVRQNIDFPLELMGIDKPARARRIAETADLLNLTPYLDRKPRDLSGGQRQRVAMGRAIVREPKVFLFDEPLSNLDAKLRVQMRSEIRNLQQRLKVTAIYVTHDQVEALTMADRVILMNKGKIEQFAPPLELYDRPASVFVAGFVGSPPMNLVDGEIQGQGRLAAFGTEFAYAGPGAGEVSVGIRPEHVRIAEPGEALFSGRLLSSENTGDRLNLVLDVAGEEFRVSLNERMQLSHGDIIPLSIVMDSLHVFDRATGVRSCLTPTPAI; this is encoded by the coding sequence ATGGCAACTTTGACCATCCAGTCCCTGAGGAAGTCTTTCGGCGTTGTCGAGGTCCTGCATGGGCTCGACGCGGATATCCAGGATGGCGAATTCATCGCCATTCTGGGCGAGAGCGGTTGCGGCAAGTCGACACTTCTGCGGATCATCGCCGGGCTGGAGGACACCACCAGCGGCTCGATCTGCATCGATGGCATCGACGTCACGCAGCAAGGTCCGCGGGATCGAGATGTTGCGATGGTGTTTCAGTCCTACGCGCTCTATCCGCACATGACGGTTCGTCAGAACATCGATTTTCCCCTGGAGTTGATGGGCATCGACAAGCCGGCCCGGGCGCGCCGGATCGCGGAAACGGCAGATTTGCTGAACCTCACACCCTATCTGGATCGCAAACCCAGGGATCTGTCGGGCGGCCAACGCCAGCGGGTGGCAATGGGGCGGGCGATTGTGCGCGAGCCCAAGGTCTTTCTGTTCGACGAACCCTTGTCCAATCTCGATGCCAAGCTGCGCGTGCAGATGCGCAGCGAGATCCGCAATCTGCAACAGCGGCTGAAGGTGACGGCGATCTATGTCACCCATGACCAGGTCGAAGCCCTGACCATGGCCGACAGGGTGATCTTGATGAACAAGGGAAAGATCGAGCAGTTTGCCCCTCCGCTGGAGCTTTACGATCGCCCCGCGAGCGTATTCGTTGCCGGGTTCGTCGGGTCACCACCGATGAACCTTGTTGATGGCGAAATACAGGGGCAGGGCAGGCTTGCAGCTTTCGGTACCGAATTTGCCTATGCCGGCCCTGGGGCGGGCGAGGTATCGGTCGGGATCCGTCCGGAACATGTCCGGATCGCCGAGCCGGGCGAGGCTCTGTTTTCGGGCAGGCTGTTGTCATCCGAAAACACCGGGGACCGCCTGAACCTGGTGCTCGATGTTGCCGGCGAGGAGTTCCGGGTCAGCCTGAACGAGCGCATGCAATTGTCGCATGGCGATATCATCCCGTTGTCGATCGTCATGGACAGCTTGCATGTATTTGATCGCGCTACCGGCGTACGCTCATGCCTGACGCCAACGCCTGCGATTTGA